One window from the genome of Emys orbicularis isolate rEmyOrb1 chromosome 22, rEmyOrb1.hap1, whole genome shotgun sequence encodes:
- the NADK gene encoding NAD kinase isoform X2, translating into METEQENLCISKDDESSESAFHCSACHDDEDWSCANPIRGRAKTRSLSASPALGSTKEFRRTRSLHGPCPVTTFGPKACMLQNPKTIMHIQDPASQRLTWNKPPKSVLVIKKIRDASLLQPFKELCVYLTEENNMIVYVEKKVLEDPAIVNDDNFGPVKKKFCTFREDYDDISNQIDFIICLGGDGTLLYASSLFQGSVPPVMAFHLGSLGFLTPFNFENFQSQVTQVIEGNAALVLRSRLKVKVVKEHREKKTLIQNGIEENGVISTSLEMEMGKHIMQYQVLNEVVVDRGPSSYLSNVDVFLDGHLITTVQGDGVIVSTPTGSTAYAAAAGASMIHPNVPAIMITPICPHSLSFRPIVVPAGVELKIMLSPDARNTAWVSFDGRKRQEVCHGDSIFMYLCIDH; encoded by the exons ATGGAGACAGAACAAGAAAACCTTTGTATCAGTAAAGATGATGAGAGCTCTGAATCTGCTTTTCATTGCTCAGCATGTCATGATGATGAGGATTGGAGCTGTGCTAACCCTATCCGGGGTCGGGCTAAGACCCGCAGTTTGTCTGCTTCACCAGCCCTTGGAAGCACCAAAGAATTCAG GAGGACACGCTCCTTGCATGGACCATGCCCAGTGACCACATTTGGACCAAAGGCATGTATGCTGCAAAACCCTAAAACTATAAT GCATATTCAGGACCCAGCAAGTCAGCGGTTGACATGGAACAAACCTCCAAAGAGTGTCCTTGTTATCAAAAAGATTCGCgatgccagtctgctccagccTTTTAAAGAACTCTGTGTATATCTTACTGAg GAGAACAACATGATAGTTTATGTAGAAAAAAAAGTGCTAGAAGACCCAGCCATAGTTAATGATGATAATTTTGGACCAGTGAAGAAGAAATTTTGCACTTTCAGAGAAG ATTATGATGATATCTCCAATCAGATAGACTTTATCATATGCCTGGGAGGAGATGGTACCTTGCTTTATGCTTCTTCACTTTTTCAG GGTAGCGTACCTCCAGTTATGGCTTTTCATCTGGGATCTCTTGGATTTCTCACCCCCTTTAACTTTGAGAACTTTCAGTCCCAAGTTACTCAAGTTATAGAAG GAAATGCAGCGCTTGTTCTCCGGAGCAGACTGAAAGTGAAAGTAGTAAAGGAACACAGAGAGAAGAAGACATTGATACAAAATGGTATTGAAGAAAATGGAGTGATCTCTACAAGTCTAGAGATGGAAATGGGCAAGCATATCATGCAATATCAG GTCCTAAATGAAGTTGTTGTGGATCGAGGTCCTTCCTCCTACCTTTCcaatgtggatgtttttctagatggACATCTCATAACCACAGTTCAAGGTGACG GCGTGATCGTCTCCACACCAACTGGTAGCACGGCTTATGCGGCTGCAGCGGGAGCATCAATGATTCATCCAAATGTTCCTGCAATAATGATCACCCCAATCTGCCCTCACTCACTGTCCTTCAGACCCATTGTTGTTCCTGCAGGAGTTGAGCTCAAG